A single genomic interval of Zobellia nedashkovskayae harbors:
- a CDS encoding deoxynucleoside kinase, giving the protein MHIAVAGNIGAGKTTLTRLLAKHYNWEANFEEVVDNPYLDDFYNQMERWSFNLQIYFLNTRFRQILQIRESGKDIIQDRTIYEDAYIFAPNLHAMGLMTNRDFTNYQSLFELMESLVQPPDLLIYLRSSIPNLVKQIHKRGREYENSISIDYLSRLNERYEAWIHGYTKGNLLIIDVDNLDFVDEPEDLGTIINKIDAEINGLF; this is encoded by the coding sequence ATGCACATAGCAGTTGCCGGAAATATCGGCGCGGGAAAAACCACCTTAACTAGATTATTAGCAAAACATTATAACTGGGAAGCCAATTTTGAAGAGGTTGTAGATAACCCGTATCTTGATGATTTTTATAATCAAATGGAACGTTGGAGTTTTAATCTTCAAATCTACTTTTTGAACACAAGGTTCCGTCAAATCCTTCAAATAAGGGAAAGTGGCAAGGATATCATACAAGATAGGACCATTTACGAAGATGCCTATATTTTCGCACCCAACTTGCATGCCATGGGCCTTATGACCAATAGGGATTTCACTAATTACCAAAGCCTTTTTGAGTTAATGGAAAGCCTTGTTCAACCTCCTGATCTTCTTATTTATTTGCGAAGCTCTATTCCTAATTTAGTTAAGCAAATACACAAAAGAGGCCGTGAGTATGAGAACAGTATTTCTATAGACTACTTAAGCAGGCTTAACGAACGGTACGAAGCATGGATTCATGGGTACACAAAAGGAAATCTTCTTATTATTGATGTAGACAATCTAGATTTTGTTGATGAACCGGAAGATTTAGGTACAATTATCAATAAGATTGATGCAGAGATTAACGGCTTGTTCTAG
- a CDS encoding GLPGLI family protein, whose product MMKDKWSIGLIVVLLCASSYAQDFQGKATYQSKTQVNMDFGGRKIPEDRKKEIMERMKKANEKTFELTFNQTESIYEEEEQLEQPGGREGGRGPRFGAMMASGGDLYKDIKSQRYLIKNELLGKIFLVDDELEKLDWKLESDTKQIGNYTAFKATAVKTIKRPNMRAVFRRPSDLEKKEGEKKEEEFIIKEVEIVAWYTPEIPVNQGPSSYWGLPGLILAVSDDITTIVCSEITLNPSEKIEIKAPSKGKKVTQAEYDEISQEKMKEMRENFRNRRGRGDGRPQ is encoded by the coding sequence ATGATGAAAGATAAGTGGTCTATAGGTTTAATTGTTGTTTTACTATGCGCTAGTTCGTATGCGCAAGATTTTCAAGGGAAAGCAACGTACCAGAGTAAAACACAGGTAAATATGGATTTTGGTGGCAGAAAAATACCGGAAGACCGTAAGAAAGAGATAATGGAGCGGATGAAAAAGGCCAATGAAAAAACCTTTGAACTAACTTTCAATCAGACAGAATCTATATACGAGGAAGAAGAACAGTTAGAGCAACCGGGAGGAAGAGAAGGCGGTAGAGGACCACGTTTTGGTGCTATGATGGCTTCCGGAGGCGATTTGTACAAGGATATTAAAAGCCAGAGATATTTAATCAAAAACGAGCTTTTGGGTAAAATTTTTCTAGTTGATGATGAACTGGAAAAACTAGATTGGAAATTAGAAAGTGACACCAAACAGATAGGGAATTATACGGCTTTCAAGGCTACGGCTGTAAAGACTATAAAACGTCCTAACATGAGAGCTGTTTTTCGACGTCCAAGTGATTTGGAGAAGAAAGAAGGCGAGAAAAAAGAAGAGGAATTTATTATAAAGGAAGTTGAGATTGTAGCATGGTATACTCCAGAGATACCTGTTAACCAAGGTCCTTCTTCCTATTGGGGACTTCCTGGGCTAATACTCGCTGTAAGTGATGATATCACAACCATAGTGTGCTCGGAAATTACTTTAAACCCATCTGAGAAAATAGAAATCAAAGCACCAAGCAAAGGAAAAAAAGTCACTCAGGCAGAATATGACGAAATCTCGCAGGAGAAGATGAAAGAGATGCGCGAAAACTTTAGAAATAGACGTGGACGAGGAGACGGCCGGCCTCAATAA
- a CDS encoding carboxypeptidase-like regulatory domain-containing protein: MRNTLLFVFFLSMVTMGVAQEISLTGTVKDSLDVGVDMANVIAINTETKGLESYGITNHAGLYKLKLKPGFQYTVKVSYLGFKTESFTFTATDADAVKDIVMQEQASQLDEVEVTYEMPVSVKGDTIVYDTDAFVSGTEKKLKDVLENLPGIEINDDGQIEVEGKTVSKVMVEGKDFFDGDTKLAVENIPANALSKVEVLRNFNEVSQMKGLTNDDDNVALNIRLKEGKKNFWFGELTAGFGPDDRYLAHPKLFYYSPKYSINIITDLNNLGEVPFTRNDYRNFTGGFRNINSRGGSSITTGADGLGLSTAQNNRANDIDTKFAAANFSYAPTETLDLSGFGIYSYTGTLMKSQRNTTYIASNDVENATTNTDQTVHLGLAKFSARYKSNANFQLDYDALLKQSDDNEEVDVLSISNITDEISEVKKQRPLAVNQNLNLYYTLNEKNIFAVEAQHLYQDEDPFYEAIRSEFAFADIFPVDENQNLYNINQSKNVITNKVDAKVDYYRVLGSKSNLNLTLGTTQSHQNFNSNIFQILDNEDTLDMTDDEFGNDVTFNVSDLYLGLHYKVIAGIFTFNPGVTLHQFNVKNEQLGTVVEDNLTSLLPDLYINAQLKKSENIRFNYRVTRSFTDVSNFAQGYVLNNYNSLYSGNRDLESALNHNLSLNFFSFNMFNLTNIFANVAYTKRIDALKSSADIIGINRVSTTINSNFEDESLSASGNYERTFGKIKGSVRGNVSWSTTNNLIDNQQRTSNSFTQNYTGALSTNFKNAPNLELGYRYTVNNYENGNLETTYFTSRPYARFDATFLKNFIFNIDYDYYNYTDKEDTIANTYSFLESNITYQKKDSHWEYGLKGTNLLNTTTLNRDSTNDLFFTTETYFVQPRYILFSVKYDL; encoded by the coding sequence ATGAGGAATACTTTATTGTTTGTTTTTTTCCTTTCCATGGTAACAATGGGTGTTGCTCAAGAGATTTCATTGACCGGTACGGTGAAGGACAGTCTGGATGTGGGTGTGGATATGGCTAACGTTATTGCCATAAATACAGAAACAAAGGGGTTGGAATCGTATGGTATTACCAACCATGCTGGTCTATACAAATTAAAGCTAAAACCTGGATTTCAATACACAGTAAAGGTTAGTTACTTGGGTTTTAAGACCGAGTCATTTACGTTTACCGCAACAGATGCTGATGCCGTTAAGGATATTGTCATGCAGGAACAAGCAAGCCAATTAGATGAGGTAGAGGTTACTTATGAAATGCCCGTCTCTGTAAAAGGCGATACTATTGTGTATGATACGGATGCTTTTGTTTCCGGTACCGAAAAAAAGTTGAAAGATGTTCTTGAGAATCTTCCAGGTATAGAGATAAACGATGATGGCCAGATAGAGGTAGAAGGGAAGACCGTTAGCAAGGTTATGGTAGAAGGGAAAGATTTTTTTGATGGCGATACAAAGTTAGCCGTTGAAAATATTCCGGCGAACGCCTTAAGTAAAGTTGAGGTTCTTAGAAATTTCAACGAGGTTTCTCAAATGAAAGGCCTTACTAATGATGATGATAATGTGGCCTTGAACATTAGGCTGAAAGAAGGGAAAAAGAATTTTTGGTTTGGAGAGTTAACGGCGGGCTTTGGTCCTGATGATAGATATCTAGCACACCCTAAACTTTTCTATTACAGTCCCAAATACAGCATTAATATTATTACCGATTTAAACAATCTAGGCGAAGTTCCTTTTACCCGGAATGACTATAGAAATTTTACCGGTGGTTTTAGAAATATAAACTCAAGGGGAGGTAGTTCAATAACAACCGGCGCTGATGGATTAGGTCTTTCTACGGCACAGAACAATAGAGCTAATGACATAGATACCAAGTTTGCTGCGGCCAACTTTAGTTATGCTCCAACGGAGACTCTAGACTTAAGTGGTTTTGGGATTTATTCCTATACGGGAACCTTAATGAAATCTCAGAGAAATACTACCTATATCGCCAGCAATGATGTAGAAAATGCCACAACAAATACCGATCAGACGGTACACCTTGGGTTAGCAAAATTTAGTGCTAGATATAAATCTAATGCTAATTTTCAATTAGATTATGACGCGCTTTTAAAGCAATCCGATGATAATGAAGAGGTAGACGTACTTTCCATATCCAATATTACTGACGAGATCTCCGAAGTTAAAAAGCAAAGACCTTTAGCGGTGAATCAGAATCTTAACCTTTACTATACATTAAACGAAAAGAACATTTTTGCGGTAGAGGCACAGCATTTGTATCAAGATGAAGACCCTTTTTACGAAGCAATTCGAAGTGAATTTGCCTTCGCTGATATTTTCCCGGTTGATGAAAATCAAAACCTATATAATATAAATCAATCTAAAAATGTAATCACTAATAAGGTAGATGCAAAGGTTGATTATTACCGTGTGCTTGGCTCAAAGAGTAACCTTAATCTTACATTAGGTACAACTCAGAGTCATCAAAATTTTAATTCTAACATTTTTCAAATTTTAGATAATGAAGATACACTGGATATGACTGACGATGAGTTTGGTAATGACGTAACTTTTAATGTTTCAGACTTGTATTTGGGACTTCATTATAAAGTTATCGCGGGAATTTTTACTTTCAATCCAGGTGTTACACTTCATCAATTCAATGTTAAGAATGAGCAATTAGGAACTGTAGTAGAGGATAATCTCACCTCTCTATTACCCGACCTTTATATTAATGCCCAGTTGAAAAAATCAGAAAATATACGTTTCAATTACCGGGTAACAAGGTCCTTTACAGATGTTAGTAATTTTGCGCAAGGGTATGTTCTTAATAATTATAATTCGCTTTATAGTGGCAACAGGGACTTAGAAAGTGCGCTTAATCACAATCTATCGTTGAATTTCTTTAGTTTCAATATGTTCAATTTAACCAATATTTTTGCTAATGTAGCCTATACCAAACGAATAGATGCGCTAAAAAGTAGCGCAGATATTATTGGTATTAATAGGGTGAGTACAACTATCAATTCCAATTTTGAAGATGAATCATTATCCGCAAGCGGGAATTATGAACGTACATTTGGCAAGATAAAAGGTTCCGTAAGAGGGAATGTGTCATGGTCTACAACCAATAATTTAATAGATAATCAACAACGTACATCCAATTCTTTTACGCAGAACTATACAGGCGCATTGTCTACTAATTTCAAAAATGCACCCAATTTAGAATTGGGGTATAGGTACACCGTAAACAATTATGAAAACGGAAATTTAGAGACTACATATTTTACAAGTAGGCCTTATGCTAGGTTTGATGCCACTTTTCTGAAGAATTTTATTTTTAATATTGATTATGACTATTATAATTATACAGACAAGGAAGATACCATAGCCAATACCTATAGTTTTTTGGAATCCAATATTACCTATCAGAAAAAAGATAGCCATTGGGAGTATGGTCTTAAAGGCACCAACCTTCTAAATACCACAACATTGAATAGAGATAGCACCAATGATTTATTTTTTACTACAGAAACCTATTTTGTACAGCCTCGCTACATACTTTTCTCTGTAAAATATGACCTATAA
- the metK gene encoding methionine adenosyltransferase, protein MPYLFTSESVSEGHPDKVADQISDALLDHFLAFDPESKVACETLVTTGQVVLAGEVKSDTYLDVQTIARDVINAIGYTKGEYQFSGDSCGVISLIHEQSQDISQGVDRGQKEQQGAGDQGMMFGYATKETENYMPLALDISHKILQNLADLRREGKIIEYLRPDAKSQVTIEYSDDNVPQRIDTIVISTQHDAFTTDDDVMLAKIKKDLVEILIPRVVAQLPKATQDLFDDKIKYHINPTGKFVIGGPHGDTGLTGRKIIVDTYGGKGAHGGGAFSGKDPSKVDRSAAYAARHIAKNLVAAGIANEILVQVSYAIGVVEPTSIYVDTYGTSNVNLSDGEIAKKVKTLFDMRPHAIEERLKLRNPIYLESAAYGHMGKEPRTVTKVFESPYNGRIEKEVELFTWEKLDMVDEVKKAFNL, encoded by the coding sequence ATGCCATATTTATTTACTTCCGAATCTGTTAGCGAAGGACACCCTGATAAAGTTGCCGATCAAATAAGCGATGCCTTATTGGATCACTTTTTGGCTTTTGATCCAGAAAGCAAGGTTGCTTGTGAAACTTTGGTTACCACAGGTCAGGTAGTTTTAGCCGGTGAGGTTAAAAGTGATACTTATTTAGATGTTCAAACCATTGCAAGAGATGTAATAAACGCAATTGGTTATACCAAGGGAGAATACCAGTTTAGTGGAGACTCTTGTGGAGTTATTTCTCTTATTCATGAGCAGTCGCAAGATATTAGCCAAGGTGTTGATCGTGGTCAAAAAGAACAACAAGGAGCAGGAGATCAAGGTATGATGTTTGGTTATGCTACTAAAGAAACGGAAAACTACATGCCTTTGGCGTTAGATATTTCCCATAAAATTCTTCAGAATTTAGCAGACTTGCGTAGAGAAGGTAAAATCATTGAGTATTTAAGACCGGATGCCAAATCTCAGGTTACTATTGAGTATTCCGATGATAATGTGCCTCAACGAATAGATACTATTGTTATCTCTACACAACATGATGCTTTTACTACAGATGATGACGTTATGTTGGCGAAAATCAAAAAGGACCTTGTAGAAATTTTAATTCCAAGAGTTGTTGCGCAATTGCCTAAGGCAACTCAGGATTTGTTTGACGATAAGATTAAATATCACATCAACCCAACCGGAAAGTTTGTGATTGGTGGGCCTCATGGTGATACTGGACTTACAGGAAGAAAAATAATTGTTGATACTTATGGTGGTAAAGGAGCCCATGGTGGTGGTGCTTTTAGTGGAAAAGACCCAAGTAAGGTAGATAGAAGTGCCGCTTATGCAGCACGCCATATTGCTAAGAATTTAGTAGCAGCAGGTATTGCCAATGAAATTTTGGTACAGGTTAGTTATGCTATTGGAGTGGTAGAACCTACTTCTATATATGTAGACACGTACGGTACATCTAACGTTAACCTTTCTGATGGTGAAATTGCCAAGAAAGTGAAGACACTTTTTGATATGCGTCCACATGCTATTGAAGAACGTTTAAAGTTGCGTAATCCTATTTATTTAGAATCTGCAGCTTATGGTCATATGGGTAAAGAACCAAGAACAGTAACTAAGGTTTTTGAATCGCCATACAACGGTCGTATTGAGAAAGAAGTGGAATTATTTACTTGGGAGAAATTGGACATGGTAGATGAGGTGAAAAAAGCCTTTAATTTATAA
- a CDS encoding O-acetylhomoserine aminocarboxypropyltransferase/cysteine synthase family protein gives MSDQKFSTNALHAGHDPAQTGGTRAVPIYQTSSYVFNDTDHAANLFSLAELGFIYTRLNNPTNQILQDRLAAVEGGVGAVVFASGTAAISTGLLTLLKAGDHIVASSSLYGGTFNLLNVTLPRLGITTTFVDASDPESFGKAVQDNTRAFFVESLGNPKLDVLDLKAISKQAKAAQVPFIVDNTVASPALLNPIEHGANLVIHSLTKYIGGHGSSLGGAIIDAGTFDWTNGKFPEFTEPSAGYHGLVYSEALGAAAFTFKLILEGLRDFGGALSPFNAFQIIQGLETLNVRIKQHSVNALELATWLEGREEVAWVNYPGLKSSKYYDLAKEYLPKGQSGLVTFGIKGGFEAAKKVTDATKIFSLLANIGDTKSLIIHPASTTHQQLNAEQLEAAGVGQDLIRLSVGLEDIEDLKADLENAFAAL, from the coding sequence ATGAGTGACCAGAAATTCTCAACCAACGCTTTACATGCCGGACATGATCCCGCACAAACAGGAGGAACACGTGCCGTACCTATTTATCAAACATCATCATATGTTTTTAATGATACAGACCATGCGGCTAATTTATTTTCGTTAGCAGAACTTGGTTTTATATATACTAGATTGAACAACCCTACCAATCAAATTCTTCAAGATAGATTGGCTGCCGTAGAAGGTGGGGTAGGAGCTGTAGTTTTTGCTTCGGGAACTGCTGCTATTTCTACAGGTTTATTAACACTTTTAAAAGCGGGAGACCATATTGTGGCTTCCAGCAGTTTATATGGTGGTACTTTCAATTTATTGAATGTTACCTTGCCAAGATTGGGAATCACTACTACTTTTGTAGATGCTTCTGATCCAGAAAGTTTTGGAAAAGCAGTACAGGATAATACAAGGGCTTTCTTTGTAGAATCGTTAGGTAATCCAAAATTGGATGTACTAGATTTAAAAGCGATTTCAAAACAAGCTAAAGCGGCACAGGTGCCTTTTATTGTAGACAATACAGTGGCTTCACCAGCACTTTTGAATCCTATTGAGCATGGTGCTAACTTGGTTATACATTCACTTACTAAATATATTGGTGGTCATGGTTCTTCTTTAGGGGGAGCTATAATTGACGCCGGAACTTTTGATTGGACTAACGGAAAATTCCCTGAATTTACTGAGCCATCCGCAGGTTACCACGGTTTGGTTTATAGCGAAGCTCTAGGTGCAGCTGCTTTTACTTTTAAATTGATTTTGGAAGGATTGCGTGATTTTGGTGGAGCTTTGAGTCCGTTTAACGCATTCCAGATTATACAAGGTTTGGAAACATTGAACGTGCGTATCAAGCAACACAGTGTAAACGCTCTAGAATTGGCCACTTGGTTAGAAGGAAGAGAAGAAGTGGCATGGGTAAACTACCCAGGTCTTAAGAGTAGTAAGTACTATGATTTAGCCAAAGAGTATTTACCAAAAGGACAAAGTGGATTAGTTACGTTTGGAATAAAAGGAGGTTTTGAGGCGGCTAAAAAAGTTACCGATGCTACCAAGATTTTCTCTCTATTAGCTAACATTGGCGATACCAAATCATTGATTATCCACCCAGCTAGTACAACGCATCAGCAGTTAAATGCAGAGCAACTAGAAGCAGCTGGTGTAGGTCAAGATCTAATTCGTTTGTCAGTTGGTTTAGAAGATATAGAGGATTTAAAAGCAGATTTGGAAAATGCTTTCGCAGCACTCTAA
- the thrA gene encoding bifunctional aspartate kinase/homoserine dehydrogenase I yields MLHHLKLANYTTISGVTQDIELSYQLFGQELHTAPIVQVNHALTGNSNVTGKGGWWSALIGEGRCIDTKKYTILSFNIPGNGDDKFIIDNYKDFVAGDIARIFLLGLHELEITKLFALLGGSLGGGIAWEMAAINPKMMQHLIPVASDWKSTDWLIGNCQIQEQFLVNSKQPVHDARMHAMLCYRTPESFKERFKRSTNEELQVFNVESWLRHHGEKLQERFQLSAYKLMNQLLKTIDVMRDGEQNFIDLQNSDVNIHIIGVDSDLFFTAKENKETFKRLAQANGNVTYGEVHSLHGHDAFLIEFEQMERLLEPIFSTNGKSKQAKVLKFGGKSLANGEGLERVLEIISSKVKEGENIAVVLSARAKGTDQLEAILEKAANGENYYKDFEAFEKYQKHTFKNVNLSAEFKDLAKLLEGVSLLGDYSLKIKDQLLSFGELISAKLVTKLLIGKGVKAVMLDARKLIKTDSNFGDASVNEVLSKEYVLRSFAKLDADEVPIITGFIASDEKGETTTLGRNGSNYSAALFANFLNAEELQNYTHVDGIYTANPDLVSDAKRISHLSYGEANELANFGATILHAKTIIPLLEKNIPLRILNTFNNDNEGTLISAKTEEGGIKSLSVIENVSLINVEGRGLLGKVGVDARIFSALQKSNISVSIISQGSSERGIGLVVNADQALEAKRALDREFESDYQSKDINMITVLDEVSVISIVGQDLSTFHRPYNSLIKNQIAPLLFNNTVSGKNVSLVLRKSDLNKALNVMHGQIFGISKKVNLVIFGHGNVGGTLIDQILKSTKTIQKRKGIDLNVFAVANSRKILLNKKGIPKNWKSAIEDKGIAYSVEDVIAYTKEHHLENLIVVDNTANSDFVAHYFEFVENGFDIVSSNKIANTLGFDYYQLLREELDKHQKQYLYETNVGAGLPLIDTIRLLHLSGENITGIKGVFSGSLSYIFNTFSESEEPFSNILRAAMKSGFTEPDPREDLSGNDVGRKLLILARELDLSNEFSDIHIENLIPEELRDGDVNHFLDNLDLVDAKFNEIKKNQKPGHVLRYVGDLHGNLQEEKGILDVKLVSVPKESALGQVKGSDSIIEIYTESYGENPLVIQGAGAGAAVTARGVFGDILRIAEKG; encoded by the coding sequence ATGCTTCATCATTTGAAATTAGCAAACTATACTACAATTAGTGGGGTAACTCAAGATATTGAGTTGTCTTATCAGTTGTTTGGTCAAGAATTGCACACTGCACCCATAGTACAGGTTAACCATGCTTTAACCGGTAACTCTAATGTTACAGGAAAAGGCGGTTGGTGGTCTGCACTTATTGGCGAAGGCAGATGTATTGACACCAAAAAATACACGATATTATCGTTTAATATTCCCGGTAACGGAGACGATAAATTCATTATCGATAATTATAAAGATTTCGTAGCGGGAGACATTGCAAGAATTTTCTTGTTGGGGCTTCACGAACTTGAAATCACGAAATTATTCGCGCTTTTGGGTGGCTCTTTAGGAGGAGGAATTGCCTGGGAAATGGCTGCCATCAATCCTAAAATGATGCAACATCTCATTCCTGTGGCATCTGATTGGAAGTCTACGGATTGGTTGATAGGGAACTGTCAGATTCAAGAGCAGTTTTTGGTAAATAGTAAGCAGCCTGTTCATGATGCACGTATGCATGCCATGCTTTGTTACCGTACACCTGAATCGTTCAAAGAACGTTTCAAAAGAAGCACTAATGAAGAGCTTCAGGTTTTTAATGTGGAGAGCTGGTTAAGACATCATGGAGAAAAGCTGCAAGAACGTTTTCAGCTTTCGGCCTATAAGCTCATGAACCAATTACTCAAGACTATAGATGTCATGAGAGATGGGGAACAGAATTTTATCGACCTTCAAAACAGTGATGTAAACATTCATATTATTGGGGTAGATTCTGATTTGTTCTTTACGGCAAAAGAAAATAAAGAAACCTTTAAGCGGTTAGCACAGGCCAATGGTAACGTGACTTATGGTGAGGTACATTCTCTTCATGGGCATGATGCTTTTTTGATTGAGTTTGAACAGATGGAAAGGCTATTGGAACCTATTTTTAGTACCAATGGAAAGTCAAAACAAGCGAAGGTCCTGAAGTTTGGTGGAAAATCACTTGCCAATGGTGAAGGGTTGGAACGTGTCTTGGAAATTATTTCTAGCAAAGTAAAAGAAGGTGAAAATATTGCCGTAGTTCTGTCTGCTAGAGCAAAGGGAACTGACCAATTGGAAGCTATTTTAGAAAAGGCAGCCAATGGCGAAAACTATTATAAGGATTTTGAGGCTTTTGAAAAATATCAGAAGCATACATTTAAGAACGTTAACCTTTCGGCGGAGTTCAAAGACCTCGCAAAGTTGCTTGAAGGAGTTTCTCTTTTGGGAGATTACAGCCTAAAAATAAAAGACCAGTTATTGTCTTTTGGCGAGCTTATCTCTGCAAAATTGGTCACTAAATTATTGATAGGGAAAGGTGTAAAAGCCGTAATGCTTGATGCTAGAAAACTGATAAAAACCGATTCTAATTTTGGCGATGCTTCTGTTAATGAAGTTTTATCAAAAGAGTATGTGTTACGAAGTTTTGCTAAGCTAGATGCGGATGAAGTGCCTATTATTACAGGTTTTATTGCTTCTGATGAAAAAGGAGAAACTACCACTTTAGGTCGTAACGGTAGTAACTATTCTGCAGCGTTGTTTGCTAATTTCTTGAATGCAGAAGAACTTCAGAATTATACCCACGTAGATGGTATTTACACAGCTAATCCTGATTTGGTGTCCGATGCTAAACGTATTTCTCACCTTTCTTACGGAGAGGCGAATGAACTAGCTAATTTTGGTGCTACTATTTTGCACGCCAAAACCATAATTCCATTACTGGAAAAGAATATTCCGCTGCGTATTTTAAATACGTTCAACAATGATAATGAAGGGACATTAATAAGTGCAAAGACCGAAGAGGGTGGTATTAAATCGCTATCTGTTATTGAAAATGTATCCTTAATTAATGTAGAGGGTAGAGGTCTTTTGGGTAAAGTAGGGGTGGATGCCCGTATTTTTAGCGCACTCCAAAAAAGCAATATAAGTGTTAGTATTATTTCGCAAGGTTCTTCTGAGCGAGGTATTGGGTTGGTTGTAAATGCTGATCAAGCACTAGAAGCTAAAAGAGCTTTAGATAGAGAATTTGAAAGCGATTATCAGTCCAAGGATATTAACATGATTACGGTCTTGGATGAGGTTTCGGTTATATCAATTGTGGGTCAGGACTTGAGTACGTTCCATAGACCTTACAACTCTTTGATTAAAAATCAGATAGCACCACTACTTTTTAATAATACGGTATCTGGCAAGAACGTGAGTCTTGTCTTAAGAAAATCTGATTTGAATAAAGCATTGAATGTAATGCACGGTCAGATTTTTGGAATCAGTAAAAAGGTGAATTTGGTGATTTTTGGTCACGGAAATGTTGGAGGAACGCTTATTGACCAAATCTTAAAATCGACTAAAACCATACAAAAACGAAAAGGTATAGACCTGAATGTTTTTGCTGTAGCCAATTCTAGAAAGATTTTATTGAATAAAAAAGGAATTCCTAAAAACTGGAAATCCGCCATTGAGGATAAAGGTATTGCTTATAGCGTTGAAGATGTTATTGCTTATACTAAAGAGCACCATTTAGAAAACTTGATTGTTGTAGATAATACGGCAAACAGTGATTTTGTAGCGCATTATTTTGAGTTTGTAGAAAATGGTTTTGATATTGTTTCGTCCAATAAAATAGCGAACACCTTAGGCTTTGATTATTATCAGTTATTACGAGAAGAACTGGATAAACATCAGAAACAATACTTGTATGAAACTAATGTAGGTGCTGGTCTTCCGTTAATAGATACGATACGTTTATTACATCTTTCAGGTGAAAATATCACAGGTATAAAAGGTGTGTTCTCGGGCTCGTTAAGTTATATTTTCAATACTTTTTCTGAGAGCGAAGAGCCATTTTCGAACATATTAAGGGCGGCAATGAAAAGCGGCTTTACAGAGCCAGACCCTCGTGAGGACCTTTCAGGTAATGACGTAGGTAGAAAGCTGTTGATTCTTGCCAGAGAATTGGATTTGAGCAACGAGTTTTCGGATATACATATTGAAAACCTGATACCGGAAGAATTGAGAGATGGCGATGTCAACCATTTTCTTGACAACTTAGATTTGGTAGATGCGAAGTTCAACGAAATTAAAAAGAACCAGAAACCAGGTCATGTACTTAGGTATGTGGGCGATTTACACGGAAACCTTCAAGAAGAGAAAGGTATACTGGATGTAAAATTGGTTTCGGTGCCAAAAGAAAGCGCATTGGGACAAGTAAAAGGTTCCGATTCTATAATAGAAATATATACGGAATCGTATGGGGAAAACCCGTTGGTGATTCAAGGAGCAGGAGCAGGAGCAGCGGTTACGGCAAGAGGTGTTTTTGGGGATATCCTCAGAATAGCCGAAAAAGGATAA